The following coding sequences lie in one Cucurbita pepo subsp. pepo cultivar mu-cu-16 chromosome LG13, ASM280686v2, whole genome shotgun sequence genomic window:
- the LOC111808576 gene encoding type I inositol polyphosphate 5-phosphatase 10 isoform X1, with amino-acid sequence MTLRKQDSGKKSFIRKIFAMGERNGKKEFKGSFESTERNSDLQLDSTFLGSTNSVMAPGEVQSIRVFVATWNVGGKSPHTNLNLNDFLKNDNSADIYVFGFQEIVPLNAGNVLVIEDNEPAARWLSLINQSLNNPMNGGSRGLKPTSSLGGSKFFPKPSLKSISKTFRTVSKRKLKSCNCTPLELERKRSKDFWFRCQPSNVSEDGISSEEDDDEEDPNTFDISEMSIPESCNETKYGLIASKQMVGIFVTIWMRKELVPHVSHLRIASTSRGIMGCLGNKGCISVSMLLHQTTFCFICSHLASGEKEGDELRRNLDVIEILKNTQFPKICRLPYSRMPDKILGHERIIWLGDLNYRIALSYSETRRLMEANHWDALLNKDQLKIERDAGRVFCGWKEGKIYFAPTYKYYYNSDTYAGDLKKSKKNRRTPAWCDRILWHGDGIQQLFYIRGESRFSDHRPVCSTFLADVMVVEGGLKKKMANSDMKVGAEELLPTNRRYYP; translated from the exons ATGACTCTCAGAAAACAAGACTCAGGAAAGAAG TCcttcattagaaaaatatttgccatgggagaaagaaatgggaagaaaGAATTCAAAGGCTCATTTGAGTCCACTG AACGGAATTCAGACCTACAGCTAGACAGTACATTCTTAGGCAGCACAAACTCTGTAATGGCTCCTGGAGAAGTTCAGTCCATCCG TGTTTTTGTTGCAACGTGGAATGTTGGAGGAAAATCTCCCCATACCAACCTCAATTTGAACGATTTTCTTAAGAACGACAACAGTGCTGATATTTACGTCTTCGG TTTTCAGGAAATTGTGCCTCTAAATGCTGGAAATGTTCTTGTTATTGAAGACAACGAGCCAGCTGCAAGATGGCTATCCTTAATTAACCAATCATTGAACAACCCAATGAATGGCGGCTCAAGAGGACTGAAACCTACCTCCAGTCTTGGAGGTTCGAAATTCTTCCCCAAGCCTTCCCTCAAAAGCATCAGTAAAACTTTCAGGACCGTAAGTAAACGGAAGCTAAAAAGTTGCAATTGTACGCCACTGGAACTCGAAAGGAAACGCAGCAAGGATTTCTGGTTCCGATGCCAACCATCGAATGTGAGTGAAGATGGCATTTCTTCAGAAGAAGATGACGACGAGGAGGACCCGAACACCTTTGATATTTCAGAAATGTCCATTCCCGAAAGCTGTAATGAGACAAAGTACGGTCTAATTGCGAGTAAACAAATGGTTGGCATTTTTGTCACAATTTGGATGAGGAAGGAGCTTGTTCCTCATGTTAGCCACTTAAGAATTGCGAGTACCAGTCGCGGGATCATGGGCTGCCTCGGGAACAAG GGGTGCATTTCAGTGAGCATGTTACTTCACCAGACAACCTTTTGCTTCATCTGCAGCCACTTGGCTTCTGGAGAGAAAGAAGGGGATGAGCTAAGGAGAAATTTGGACGTCATCGAAATCCTCAAGAACACTCAGTTCCCGAAAATATGCAGACTGCCTTACAGTCGGATGCCAGACAAAATCCTCGGACACGA ACGAATAATATGGTTAGGAGACTTGAATTACCGGATAGCTTTGAGCTACTCGGAAACTCGAAGACTCATGGAAGCGAATCACTGGGATGCACTTCTCAACAAAGATCAG TTGAAGATCGAAAGGGATGCAGGTCGAGTGTTTTGTGGATGGAAAGAAGGGAAGATATACTTCGCACCCACGTATAAATACTACTACAATTCAGACACATACGCCGGAGACTtgaaaaaatcgaaaaagaacagaagaacTCCAGCTTG GTGTGACAGAATTTTATGGCACGGCGATGGAATACAACAACTTTTTTACATCCGTGGGGAGTCCCGATTCTCCGATCACCGTCCGGTTTGTTCAACATTCTTAGCCGATGTCATGGTTGTAGAAGGAGGGCTTAAGAAGAAAATGGCTAACTCTGACATGAAAGTTGGGGCTGAAGAATTGCTACCAACAAACCGTAGATATTACCCCTAA
- the LOC111809300 gene encoding ETHYLENE INSENSITIVE 3-like 1 protein — MMNNMGIFEDISFCQNLEYFSAPPGEQETAREHEAEATLEEDYSDEELDVDELERRMWRDRMLLRRLKEQSKEKESADNSKQRQSQEQARRKKMSRAQDCILKYMLKMMEVCKAQGFVYGIIPEKGKPVSGASDNLRAWWKEKVRFDRNGPAAIAKYQAEHAIPGNNDDCNTVTSTPHTLQELQDTTLGSLLSALMQHCDPPQRRFPLEKGVSPPWWPTGNEEWWPELGLPNDQGPPPYKKPHDLKKAWKVSVLTAVIKHMSPDIAKIRKLVRQSKCLQDKMTAKXRLFFFLCQVIK, encoded by the coding sequence ATGATGAACAACATGGGAATCTTTGAAGATATTAGCTTCTGCCAAAATCTTGAATATTTTTCAGCTCCTCCTGGGGAACAGGAGACAGCTCGGGAGCATGAAGCTGAGGCTACTTTGGAGGAAGATTACAGTGATGAAGAGCTGGATGTTGATGAGCTTGAGAGAAGGATGTGGCGAGACCGAATGCTTTTGAGGCGACTCAAAGAACAAAGCAAAGAGAAGGAAAGCGCTGATAATTCAAAGCAGCGTCAATCCCAGGAGCAAGCCCGAAGGAAGAAGATGTCTCGGGCTCAAGATTGCATCCTGAAATATATGTTGAAAATGATGGAGGTCTGTAAGGCTCAAGGATTTGTGTATGGGATCATTCCTGAGAAAGGAAAACCAGTAAGCGGAGCGTCTGATAATCTTCGTGCCTGGTGGAAAGAGAAAGTCAGATTCGATCGAAACGGTCCTGCAGCTATTGCCAAATATCAGGCTGAACATGCAATTCCTGGGAACAATGATGACTGCAATACAGTGACATCCACTCCTCATACTTTACAAGAGCTCCAAGACACAACCCTTGGATCACTTTTGTCAGCTCTGATGCAGCACTGCGATCCACCCCAAAGGCGTTTTCCATTGGAGAAGGGAGTTTCCCCACCGTGGTGGCCCACCGGAAACGAGGAATGGTGGCCTGAATTGGGACTACCTAACGATCAGGGGCCACCTCCTTATAAGAAGCCCCATGATCTGAAGAAGGCTTGGAAAGTCAGCGTTCTTACTGCTGTGATTAAGCATATGTCACCTGATATTGCGAAGATTCGCAAACTCGTTCGTCAGTCTAAATGTTTGCAAGACAAGATGACTGCAAAGGNCcgtctttttttctttctttgtcaaGTGATTAAATGA
- the LOC111808576 gene encoding type I inositol polyphosphate 5-phosphatase 10 isoform X2, whose protein sequence is MGERNGKKEFKGSFESTERNSDLQLDSTFLGSTNSVMAPGEVQSIRVFVATWNVGGKSPHTNLNLNDFLKNDNSADIYVFGFQEIVPLNAGNVLVIEDNEPAARWLSLINQSLNNPMNGGSRGLKPTSSLGGSKFFPKPSLKSISKTFRTVSKRKLKSCNCTPLELERKRSKDFWFRCQPSNVSEDGISSEEDDDEEDPNTFDISEMSIPESCNETKYGLIASKQMVGIFVTIWMRKELVPHVSHLRIASTSRGIMGCLGNKGCISVSMLLHQTTFCFICSHLASGEKEGDELRRNLDVIEILKNTQFPKICRLPYSRMPDKILGHERIIWLGDLNYRIALSYSETRRLMEANHWDALLNKDQLKIERDAGRVFCGWKEGKIYFAPTYKYYYNSDTYAGDLKKSKKNRRTPAWCDRILWHGDGIQQLFYIRGESRFSDHRPVCSTFLADVMVVEGGLKKKMANSDMKVGAEELLPTNRRYYP, encoded by the exons atgggagaaagaaatgggaagaaaGAATTCAAAGGCTCATTTGAGTCCACTG AACGGAATTCAGACCTACAGCTAGACAGTACATTCTTAGGCAGCACAAACTCTGTAATGGCTCCTGGAGAAGTTCAGTCCATCCG TGTTTTTGTTGCAACGTGGAATGTTGGAGGAAAATCTCCCCATACCAACCTCAATTTGAACGATTTTCTTAAGAACGACAACAGTGCTGATATTTACGTCTTCGG TTTTCAGGAAATTGTGCCTCTAAATGCTGGAAATGTTCTTGTTATTGAAGACAACGAGCCAGCTGCAAGATGGCTATCCTTAATTAACCAATCATTGAACAACCCAATGAATGGCGGCTCAAGAGGACTGAAACCTACCTCCAGTCTTGGAGGTTCGAAATTCTTCCCCAAGCCTTCCCTCAAAAGCATCAGTAAAACTTTCAGGACCGTAAGTAAACGGAAGCTAAAAAGTTGCAATTGTACGCCACTGGAACTCGAAAGGAAACGCAGCAAGGATTTCTGGTTCCGATGCCAACCATCGAATGTGAGTGAAGATGGCATTTCTTCAGAAGAAGATGACGACGAGGAGGACCCGAACACCTTTGATATTTCAGAAATGTCCATTCCCGAAAGCTGTAATGAGACAAAGTACGGTCTAATTGCGAGTAAACAAATGGTTGGCATTTTTGTCACAATTTGGATGAGGAAGGAGCTTGTTCCTCATGTTAGCCACTTAAGAATTGCGAGTACCAGTCGCGGGATCATGGGCTGCCTCGGGAACAAG GGGTGCATTTCAGTGAGCATGTTACTTCACCAGACAACCTTTTGCTTCATCTGCAGCCACTTGGCTTCTGGAGAGAAAGAAGGGGATGAGCTAAGGAGAAATTTGGACGTCATCGAAATCCTCAAGAACACTCAGTTCCCGAAAATATGCAGACTGCCTTACAGTCGGATGCCAGACAAAATCCTCGGACACGA ACGAATAATATGGTTAGGAGACTTGAATTACCGGATAGCTTTGAGCTACTCGGAAACTCGAAGACTCATGGAAGCGAATCACTGGGATGCACTTCTCAACAAAGATCAG TTGAAGATCGAAAGGGATGCAGGTCGAGTGTTTTGTGGATGGAAAGAAGGGAAGATATACTTCGCACCCACGTATAAATACTACTACAATTCAGACACATACGCCGGAGACTtgaaaaaatcgaaaaagaacagaagaacTCCAGCTTG GTGTGACAGAATTTTATGGCACGGCGATGGAATACAACAACTTTTTTACATCCGTGGGGAGTCCCGATTCTCCGATCACCGTCCGGTTTGTTCAACATTCTTAGCCGATGTCATGGTTGTAGAAGGAGGGCTTAAGAAGAAAATGGCTAACTCTGACATGAAAGTTGGGGCTGAAGAATTGCTACCAACAAACCGTAGATATTACCCCTAA
- the LOC111808578 gene encoding SUN domain-containing protein 1-like, whose amino-acid sequence MSASTVSITANPAARRRPVLVSEKKGTSIEMLAADGANPLSNTATAGIGGVGEDKVAGGNSRDMSHHSIRGEAVLERPSRDQLQIKKVVANSTISPRRSRKVLAKTDKPRWVTILSVFTKNFVLLIVLLGLVQMIRKLALKSGEGTVENQMGFSEVEGRIAEVETSLKTTTKMFQVQVEVMDRKIENEIGGLRREVDEKIEEKTADLESGLKMLQNKGEDLERSLSELRAADWLSKQEFDKIYEELKKAKNSEFDERFANLDDIRAYAREMIEREIQKHAADGLGRVDYALSSGGAMVVKHSEPYIGRTSNWFSKSVRNGVHSDADKMLKPSFGEPGQCFPLKGSSGFVQIKLRTAIVPEAITLEHVAKSVAYDRSSAPKDCRVSGWFHGDDANSAVNAENMFLLADFTYDLEKSNAQTFDVVETTGSGLVDTIRLDFSSNHGSPSHTCIYRVRVHGHEPYSVSMMAKS is encoded by the exons ATGTCGGCTTCGACCGTCTCGATAACGGCGAATCCGGCAGCGCGGAGGAGGCCGGTTTTGGTTTCGGAGAAGAAGGGGACAAGTATTGAAATGTTGGCCGCTGATGGTGCCAATCCTCTTTCCAATACCGCTACTGCCGGGATTGGCGGTGTCGGCGAGGATAAGGTCGCCGGTGGAAATAGTAGGGATATGAGCCATCATTCGATTAGAGGTGAGGCTGTTCTCGAACGGCCCTCTAGGGATCAACTTCAGATCAAGAAAGTTGTTGCGAATTCCACCATCTCCCCTCGGCGGAGCAGAAAAGTACTTGCGAAGACGGATAAGCCTCGATGGGTAACTATTCTTAGCGTATTCACGAAGAATTTTGTGCTATTGATTGTTCTTTTAGGGTTGGTTCAAATGATTAGGAAATTAGCCCTAAAGTCCGGCGAAGGAACGGTGGAAAATCAGATGGGATTTTCAGAAGTCGAGGGGCGGATTGCGGAAGTTGAAACGTCCTTGAAGACCACCACGAAGATGTTTCAGGTCCAGGTGGAGGTCATGGATCGGAAGATTGAGAATGAGATCGGGGGGTTGAGAAGGGAAGTTGACGAGAAGATTGAGGAGAAAACTGCTGATCTTGAGAGCGGTTTGAAGATGCTGCAGAACAAGGGGGAAGATCTGGAAAGGTCTTTGAGTGAATTAAGGGCGGCCGATTGGTTGTCGAAGCaagaatttgataaaatttatgaGGAATTGAAGAAGGCCAAGAACAGTGAATTTGATGAACGATTTGCGAATTTGGATGACATAAGGGCGTATGCAAGGGAGATGATTGAGAGGGAGATTCAGAAGCATGCGGCTGATGGGCTTGGTAGGGTGGATTATGCTCTTTCTTCTGGTGGGGCAATGGTTGTAAAGCATTCGGAGCCTTATATAGGAAGGACAAGTAATTGGTTTTCAAAAAGTGTGAGGAATGGGGTTCATAGTGATGCAGATAAGATGCTCAAACCGAGCTTTGGGGAGCCCGGGCAGTGCTTCCCCTTGAAAGGAAGTAGTGGCTTCGTTCAAATCAAGCTACGAACAGCCATTGTTCCAGAAGCTATTACTTTAGAGCATGTTGCCAAG AGTGTAGCGTATGATAGATCGAGCGCGCCTAAGGATTGCAGGGTATCTGGATGGTTTCACGGCGACGATGCTAATTCAGCTGTCAATGCCGAAAATATGTTCCTCTTGGCTGACTTTACATACGACCTCGAGAAGAGCAATGCCCAGACATTCGACGTGGTGGAGACAACAGGCTCTGGTCTCGTTGACACGATCCGATTAGATTTCTCGTCTAACCATGGAAGCCCGTCTCATACGTGCATCTATCGTGTGAGAGTTCACGGTCATGAACCGTACTCGGTTTCTATGATGGCAAAGTCGTGA